The following proteins come from a genomic window of Tepidiforma thermophila:
- the nuoH gene encoding NADH-quinone oxidoreductase subunit NuoH: MMLFADPLFGLPAWLDAIIRIVIVVLAMTVIVVYSTYGERKLVARFQQRLGPMRTGPWGLWQGFADAIKLVGKEDIRPKNADRWVFELAPYATFIPVLLTLMVLPFAENWGVRNLALGVFFVFAVLGLNIVGILMAGLGSGNKYALLGGIRAAAQMISYEIPLVVSLLCVVMITGADTGNGVGTLNLNTIAALQEDRPYIVLQPLAFLIFFTAMLSELHRAPFDIPVAESEIVGGYFVEYSGIRWSMFQLTEYASMWGFAVFGSVVFLGGWAWPFGVDSHWALQLATTFTKALAIVVVIIWIRTTVPRLRIDQLMNFSWKVLLELSFLQLVVNGIILYYEWPQELLALTSALGAAFLIFLIIRHASARSTKGLLGTYRTLGASSS, from the coding sequence ATGATGCTCTTTGCCGACCCCCTCTTCGGGCTCCCAGCCTGGCTCGATGCCATCATCCGCATCGTCATCGTCGTCCTCGCCATGACCGTCATCGTCGTCTACAGCACCTACGGCGAACGGAAGCTCGTCGCACGCTTCCAGCAGCGCCTCGGCCCCATGCGCACCGGCCCCTGGGGCCTCTGGCAGGGCTTCGCCGACGCCATCAAGCTCGTCGGCAAAGAAGACATCCGCCCGAAGAACGCCGACCGCTGGGTCTTCGAACTCGCCCCCTACGCCACCTTCATCCCCGTCCTCCTCACCCTCATGGTCCTCCCCTTCGCCGAGAACTGGGGCGTCCGCAACCTCGCCCTCGGCGTCTTCTTCGTCTTCGCCGTCCTCGGCCTCAACATCGTCGGCATCCTCATGGCCGGCCTCGGCTCGGGCAATAAGTACGCCCTCCTCGGCGGCATCCGCGCCGCCGCCCAGATGATCAGCTACGAAATCCCGCTCGTCGTCTCCCTCCTCTGCGTGGTCATGATCACCGGCGCCGATACCGGCAACGGCGTCGGCACCCTCAACCTCAACACCATCGCCGCCCTCCAGGAAGACCGGCCCTACATCGTCCTCCAGCCGCTCGCCTTCCTCATCTTCTTCACGGCGATGCTCTCCGAACTCCACCGCGCACCCTTCGATATCCCCGTCGCTGAATCCGAAATCGTCGGCGGCTACTTCGTCGAGTACTCCGGCATCCGCTGGAGCATGTTCCAGCTCACGGAATACGCCTCGATGTGGGGCTTCGCCGTCTTCGGCTCCGTCGTCTTCCTCGGCGGCTGGGCCTGGCCCTTCGGCGTCGATAGCCACTGGGCACTCCAGCTCGCGACCACCTTCACCAAGGCGCTCGCCATCGTGGTCGTCATCATCTGGATCCGCACCACCGTACCCCGCCTCCGCATCGACCAGCTCATGAACTTCAGCTGGAAGGTCCTCCTCGAACTCTCCTTCCTCCAGCTCGTCGTCAACGGCATCATCCTCTACTACGAGTGGCCGCAGGAGCTCCTCGCCCTCACCAGCGCCCTCGGCGCAGCCTTCCTCATCTTCCTCATCATCCGCCACGCCTCTGCCCGCTCGACCAAAGGGCTCCTCGGCACCTATCGCACCCTCGGAGCGTCGTCGTCATGA